The nucleotide window GACACGAAGAGCATCCCCGCGATCGGGCCCGCGGTCGTCGACAGGTAGCACTGTGAGGCCCTGAGGAGCTTCTCGCCCTTGTCGGCGGAGAACCGCCGCCGGAACACCTTCTCCACGCCGCCGGCCTGCAGGATCCTTGCCCCCAGCGACAGCTTGCCCTTCACGGTCTCGTACAGTTTTGGCCCCAGAGTCACTGCAAATATCATCGAGCAAGAGCACGTTCAGTCTCAGATACAGAGAGCCGAATCCATGGACTGACAGGAAGCATCCGTGATTTGGTTGGATCGGAGAAGGAGTTACCATGTTCTTTCAGGCCTTGGGCAACCCTATCCCCGGTCCGGCCGAACTTTGCAGCCCGTCCGCCCGCGGCGGTTGCGTTCTTGGCggcgccgttgctggggaaaTCCGGCTTCTCAATGCCGAACGCCCTGTTGTTCACAGGGATGCCGATCACATGCTCGTGCCCTGCCTTCTCCATCTCTTCTTGAATCTTGACCGAGGTGGCGAGGTAACCGAGGTGCCCTGCCTTCTCCTTGTTGCTTGCCGAATTCGCGGCTGAGCTTCCGGCCGGCCTCTGTGCGATCGAGGTGGTTGCTAGCTGGTGAGCGGTGGGTTGTGGCTTGTTGTGTGTTGGTGTGTCCGGGTTGTTGCTGCTCGAGCTCCGTGCTCCAAATGGGAAGAGGAGGGATGTCTTTTATAAGCCGTGAACCTGTCAATGCTATTTTTTTTTGCCGTTCACAACGATCAAAAGCTGGGTGCCTATTCCAATACTCGATGGCTTTTGAATGGAACAGTCATCATCCCCCATGTGGAGTTGAGGATAAAAGAAGATTTCCCAAGGTGCAGTTGGACCCCCTACCTAATGCCGTCCTCCTGCATGTGCAAGGGCCCCTCTGCTGCTATGTGTTCATGTGCCATgagcagtggcggatctagaaaatACATTTAGGGGGGCTGGGaactcatcttcaacctccgtcgGGAGCACTCCAGCACATTCTTCCCTGTTGATAATGGCTGAAAAATTCATGGAGGGGCTAAGGGGGGCTCCAATGGAGCGGCCagggtagggggggcttgagccccggcAGCCCCCCTGGCCATGAGTGGCATCCATGCATGCAGGCCGTGGTATGTATTCATATATCCAACCAACCCGTTACGTGCATGTGCATGCATGTTTGGGACCCGAAATATCTATGGCACGATTTGACCTAAAAAGTTCAATGGCATGGTTCATAATTACCATTTTGACAAAAGGAAAACCAGGCCTCTAGTCTAGTATTTTTGGGACAAAAAAAACTAAACTGTTCTTCGAGGTAAAGAAAGCCAGGAAGAGATGAAATCGACATTGCACCATGCCTTGCCACCCATAAAATTTGCACGTACAGTACGTTGCCGGAGCTTATTTGACGCCGGGAATGACGTGGAAACAGGTAGAAGGATCCTCCATTGAGCGGCACGGCAGGGGGGGTTGGCAGGGCATGCGCCACTATGTTCTGGTCTTCTGGATGACCACGAAGATGGTTCTTCCACTTCCGCGTGTATGGAAGACACCGTCACACGTTCGGTCACTTGCAACACAGCACTAGACTAGAGGCGGAGGGGGGATCGTGCAGTGGTTCCTTTGCTTTTTCTCGGCGCCCACCGCGGCTCTGAATCAGCGTCGCGTCCGACTCGGCGCCGAGTCATATCCGCGAGCGAAAATCCACCCGCCGATCGCCAGATTGACAGCCAGCACCGATCCGAACGTGGGTTGGTCTGGTCGCCGTCGCCGGTGGGCGGTGGCGATCGAGCCAGCCGCCAGCCGGGCCAGGATCTGCAGGCTGATTCAAAGCTACTCGTTGACAAGTTGAGAGAGGCTTTTAGCTTGCGTTGTCAGCGGTGATGCGATCCCGCGTGTACGCCAGCTAGGTCGTCTGATTTGGATTATTTATGTTTCGCTCTTTGGACTGTGCTGTCGAGACCGATCGGAATTCGTGGTGGTTGGGGTTTCAGAAGGTCAAAATGGATATCTTCGATTTGGCTCTGCATTGAACTTCAACCCCAAGCTAAAGCTGTTGCGGCGAAAGGTCGTGGCGCCAGGAAAAGGGCGCGAAATGGGGGCAATGGGGGTATGGACTCGAGCGCCCGTCGAATGTATCTTTTGCTACCGTTGAATACCTGAATCTGAATGAATGGATAAGGATTTGGATATAGGGAAAACGTGGATGCACATAGTGTCATAGGGTTTGTATACTTTCACTACGGGAAAACCGGCCTTTCCCGAGAGCCTAAATAGTTGCCGAGCGCAAAACAAAGGGCTCTCAGCAAAGAACTGATTTGCCGAGAGCACCTCTCGACAAAGTAAAACTCTGGGCAAAGGTTAACTTTGCCGAGAGCACGGCTCACGGCAAACAAAAATGCTCGGCAAACTTGTCCTTTGCCATAAGAACTCACGGCAAACATAACATTTGCCGAGAGCCGgcctctcggcaaagaagtccgcaCGGCAATAGGCTTCCAGCGGTATTTAGGCTTGCGGCGTtaattatttgccgagagccgctctcggcaaagtgacctatttgccgagagccatgtatggctctcggcaaagggtgcttattatttcatgtgtttctcttctcctcGCTTTTGtccaaaaatattattatttttttattttgggcgCTCTAAACTTTTTTCTCTATACACATACTATAGGTTCtactcaatattaaaattttgtgtatttttgtaattatttgctatatctatttaattaattgcatttcaagcaGTTTTTTTAATCACgggtaaaaattaaaatttgaacgACGAGTGATTTAAACACGGGAAATAATTAAGTATAAATtgatattcatgctatttatgcattattgaggccaaataacatcttgttgacgtttttttcaccttttattttACGAATCGAATACCACGAAAATGTCGCCGaacgatttaaaaattcttaaaaaaacggaaacgaagtcggaaaattgtgatatttgcaataaAGTCATGGTACCACActtggaggccgtggtaaaaatttgaaaaagtttcgcacAAGCGGTGGCGTCTGATTCTTACAATCTGAAACATCTCCAAATATGTTTCATAGAGTTGAGAAGGATCCATtaggattttcaaacaatgtcacgCGTGAATTAGGTTTTGGACTTCCAAACTTTTTCTATAGTCATTAGAAAGCATAAATTGTAACACGACAAAATTTCGTAATTTTTGGAAGCCGTTTGCTATTTTTTAATTCTTTTTTAcaaattatttgccgagagcatatgggttttgctctcggcaaagaaccttTGCCGAGAGCTCTCTGGTTAGCTCTCGGCtccgatttctttttttttacctgGCCTGCATCAAGGGTTTGCCGAGCGCCCCtagaagctctcggcaaagagttatttttttaaaaaaaatcattttgaaaaaaaatatttaaaaaaacctTTCTTTGCCGAGAGTGGCTCTCAGCAAAGATTTATTAGGttttgccgagagcagctcttGGCAAAGGATTAAAATTTTTTTCcatttattttgaaaaaaatctGGGCTGAGTAAAAAAAGAAATTTTTTTTGCTGCTGCAGTTATTTAAATAAGAAATaagtatatttttcaaaaaaaaatgtttgccgagatcCGGATCGGCCTGGTGCTCAGCAAAGATGggatgtttgccgagagccgtcGTGATCTGGCTCTTGGCAAAGTGGGCCTCCAGGTTATTTAAATTTTTTTGCTGCTGCAGTTATTTAAAtaagaaataaataattttttcaaaaaaaaaaagtttgccgagagccggatCGGCCTGGCTCTCGACAAAGGCGggatgtttgccgagagccgccgtgatctggctctcggcaaagtgggccGGCGCCGtgatctggctctcggcaaagtgggccTCCAGGTCTTATCCAATGCGCCCGCGACACAAAGGCTATCCAACCGCCACCGGCCCGCGCTCACTGCTgcccgccgccaccgcgcccGCGCTCACTGCTGCTCGCCGCCGCGCCCgtggagctcgccgccgccgcccgtgcaGCTCGTCGCCGCCCCGCCCGCGCCGTCCAGCCGCAGCAGAACGCCTGCCCGCCGTTCCGGCCGCCGCAGCAGGCCTCGCCTGGCCGCGCGCCGCTGGCTGGCTgcggccgcccgcccgcccggacAGCGCCGCGCCTGACCACCCGGCCGGCAGCAGGCCTCGCCCGGTCGCCCGCCGCTGGCTGCCGCGGCCGCCCGCCCGCCTGGCCCGCGCTCGCGCGCCCGCCCGACAGCAccgcgcccgcccgcccggccgACAGGCCGGCAGCCCCTCCCCGCCCCGGCCACACCGCAACGCCTCCCTGCGATTCGCGCCCTAGCCGCATCCCCCCGGTCGCCGCAGCCCCGCCCCCGCCGGCGTCCGCCTATCTCCGCTCTACGTGCCCGACGCCCTAGGTATTGCAATCTTGTATTTCttggtagtggtagtggtagtggtagtggtagtggtagtggtggggtggtggtggagtggTGGTGGATTGGTggagtggtggcggtggtgctgggGTGGTggaggtcatggtggtggtgttggGGTGGTGTTGAAGTGGTGGTGGAGGTTTCGGCGGAGGTTTCGGCGGTGGTGTGCCGATGGCGTTTCGACGTTTGGGATTGTCGATTGTTGTTTATGTTGGAATTGTATATGTGCatgccggccatcgtgccgttgagaTATATATGCTTGCCGACCATCGTGtcgtttgtttcttgcaggttttggagacCTCAccctgcaggggaggtgctgccgaaattttgaattgATGGTCTTGTGTCCTTTTGATTTTCAGAGAAGATCCTGTCGGAGGCTAGCCGGAGTACCTCGTCTTCCTTGACGTTGCGGGTCTGcccgcaccgcgtcgcctcgccactgcaccgacccgccacggccccgctagcctgacttcaccgccaCCTAAGGTATAACCACTATTTCTTTGTCCTGGGCATGTATctccacgtaacccagttaggcgtctcccgttcgaaagagatagggttataaatatgcagatctttgcatatctataaccgtatttgTTTTGAATTGTTCAcgtttttttggacagcccgaggatgcgtagatggtgttagtttccatggtctgctccgatccgagacagagttttgacagtaccttcctgttgttctccggatacacaatctccctgtccggacgtgtatttggagaacagcggggaggtgctgccgaatttctgtctcggataggactagaccatgggaactaaccccatctatgcatcctcgggtgggattaggacctatccttacctattagatggtaggaacgacgtgtagatgcaagtccatggtcatatttattacttggtgatatatatgttagaggatggatgaccgtgagtggatgtactcgggcCGCCGGAGCACCCGTGAGATTACCAGAGAATGGGTCGTCAGGACCGAGGCTTTCATCGAGCAAGCATTTGACCAGGCTCCCGGAGCGGTTGCCGTTTTTTGTCCTTGCACCAACTGTAAGAATAGAAAGAGGCAGACAAAGGAGGTGATGACTTCACATCTTGCTAGGAATGGATTTACAAAAAACTATACCCAGTGGagatgatctttccacctggcttcttcaacctgatgcagcatttgattctgcacctcccgtatgaggcacgaatggggggtcccgtgcaggcccgttggtgctatccaatcgagatatgtctaaaggttcttcggaagaaatgcagaaacaaatgcaaaatcgaggcttccatggCGGAAGCATTCGTTCTAGAGGAGGTTACTAACTTCACACAAGCATACTATGATGACacgcttcctagcgtgcataatcgaccgcctcgttacaatgctggtgaaaatgaatcaaaactcagccttttccaagggcaacttggaagtgCAAGTGATGCGACCTCATTGTTGTTGAAAAACGAAGAGTGGCGCACAATCAtgatatatgtgttgaccaatctTACCGAAATGgagccgtacatgcagtaagtggCATCTTGCACGAACTATGCAATTCGGCATCTTGCAtgatatatgtgttgaccaatcaTGATATACATTCGGCATCCAGCCTCCTTGTTTCTCGTTGTTATAGGGAGTTTATTAATGAGAACTGGCatctatcaagggaacctacccctcAAGAACGTGACACCATTCTTCatcagggtgcgggaaatggaatctccgattttatttcttggttcaaacaaaaggtactaTGCAATTTAGCTTGTACTAAATTTGACATTCCCAGTTGCATGTACATTCTAACTTAACGATCTATCCTGCTTGACCTTGCAGAGCCAAACCGATTTGACTATGAATCcagagctgagacaggttgccaatggcTTTGAACATAGGGTAAAGTCATTTtctggttatgatgtgaatggataccgatttcacacaacaagacacgagcagaggcggcccaatcgaagaaccacgaaTTCCGGAGTTTTTACTGGCGGCCTTGATGGGGCGGATAACCACACCGTCCTCCAGGAacggcgtttgctgatgccaggtgtatcacaccacCTGGGCAACCTTAACATCCACGAATACGGGGCAagatgggtacgtgacttggTGTAGCTTCAATTATTCTTTCAGACGCTTATTCCTGCATGATTTGTAACCGTCTTGTTGTTTTTGTCGCAGTCGGCTAcacatcaaaaccagccatgcggagagctcaagtcatgggttctggcccaTAAGGGTAAGGCGACAAACGAAATCGACTGGAACCCGGACGACCCAGCCGAGTCCTTCACCAACGAGAGCATCCCCGAGCGCATCAGTCAGTACACCAAGGCGGCAAGGATGGTCCATGGGGCAGACTGGGATCCGCACACCGCGGACATTGACGGcgacatcgtcatgagggtgggaggaggcaagaagcatgggcggtacctcatcggcaacagcacgctcgacccgcatagcactcccactctctcacaggtccgggcaagcagcacgagcggtagcgtgcccatacgcccaaggcaggacacttcgacgcatcgtgtggcagcactacaggttatttctgttttattcgtcgttctttgtttttacattcCTCGAAACTGCTTGTAACAATGCGGTGAAAAATTACAGGCCCAGGTGCTTGCGCTCCAGGAGCATAAGGCAAGGATGGAGGAAGAGCGACAgagggagcgggaggccgagcgacagaggatggaggccgagcgacaaaggttggaggccgagcggacgaggtttgacgccttggctcagtacgtggcaagtcttggcgtcacgatgggtcgtccagcgccaccagagctgttcgctcctccaccgccttacccATACCCACCTTACCCATCCGTGagttcaacttctctaacaaaagctctttactgtgcatgtcggccatcgtgccgttgatatgtgatgggaggccttcgtgccgttcatatatatgtgtgccggccatctcgccgttgatatgtggtggacggctatcgtgccgttggttttcttgcaggttttggaaaccccaccgtgcaggggaggtgctgccgaaattttaaTGTGTCTAGGCTTAGATTTCAATTTTATACCTAGTTCTGCAAATATTGACTTGTGTacgcttagattacaattatatgccttagtattactataattactaatttttcttctcctttgtgcagaatcaatcggcgggttcgaatgaggGGCCTCAACagccgctgtcgggagggtcgtggcACGCGCCGTATCCACCACTTCCGCCGCATCAGCAGCCGTCGGGAGCGTCGGGGTACCAGCAGTATccaccgccgcagcagcagcagccgccggagGGAGGGTCGAGGGACTGGGATGCTTGGGGGTGAGCTTGTTGCTCTTCATAATGTATTGTCGTGCACTTTGTGAGATGAACTgttggatttgagatgttaagatggattatgtgagacatgtgatgtggatGGCATATTTGTTAAATATGTgatatttgtgatatatatgatgtgttatatttgtgaaatatgtgatgttgaagttggaaatataaacaaaaataaaaaaaaatgctctctggactctttgccgagagcccaacTAACTGGGATCTCGGCAAAGAGTAAGATTTGCCGAGCACCTAACTCTCGGCAAATatgactctttgccgagagcatatTCTAGGGCTCTCAGCAAAGCTTTCCTTTGCGGAGagctggctctcggcaaacctttcctttgccgagcgctggctctcagcaaagaagtttttttaaaaaaaaaccaccTCAGCCCCATAatctattttatttttaaaaaaaaaaatctttgccgagagttgctctcggcaaagaagtgtaTGGGACGACCGTTACGGGCGGGTTGCCGTTACAACGGTGATATTTTGCCGAGAGTTAGGTTTTGCTGAGAGTTTttattttgctctcggcaaagagtttgccgAGAGGGGCTTTCGGCAAATAAACCTTTGCCGGGAGACCTTTTGCCGAtcgctctttgccgagagcagctctcggcaaatgATCTGCCGAGAGTGaaatcctctttgccgagagcttcgggctctcggcaaaggaggGGAATCCGGTTGTGTTTATTAGTGTCGGAGCTGAAAGGATCGTGTGTATGCTGACAGCTTGGTCCATGCATGCAGCACATCTCATCAGATGAACAAAGATCGTCCTTAGATACAGCGATCATCCGTTTAGCTGGAATATAGTGGGTGCTAAATTTCAATAGCAGTATCTGAAAAAAAAAAGACACCTACAAAAAGACAACTGCTTGCAACTGTGTTCATCCTTGACTAATAGATTCTTTCTCCAAGCTAGTGGATATAGGTGAGGATCAAGGTCCATTGGTGCTTTGCTATTTAGCCATGAAGATTGACTAAATTTTTCTTTTATCTCCTATTCCAATTTATACACTAGTGCTTGTCCTGAAAAGTGCTCTGTCAATACCGTCACAAGGTTGTTGTGTGCCAACCCATAGTCAATCAGGTTTGGTCCATCCTATTCAGTGCCATCTGAGTCGAAGTGCTCGACCAAACCAGTTAAAATCCCAAATTCCCAAGCCTCCTATGTCCATTGGTTTCATCACATTTTGCCATTTCATGAGTAAGTGCCATCGGATGCGGAACAACCAAGTTTGTCGATGTTGTGTAACTTTGATATTTTCctatcctcttaatgaaaaacaggCAACAGCCTGCTCTAAAAAAAAATGAGGCAGTGCCCTCCACTTGCATTGTTGATCCCTTCTACAAGAAAGCTCTTCTAATCTTGTCAATTTTCTTCAACGCCCATTTCTTCAGTGCGAAGATGATCAGAAAATGAATTGGCATGGAGGATAGCGCCAAATTGATTAACATTTGTCCTCCTGATTTGTCCAGGAACTTAGCTTTCCAGCTTGGCAATTTTGCTGAGACTTTGTCAATCAACGGTTGTATTTGTATACCAGCCCTCTTCAATTGCCTAAGGTGTATTTGCAAGCCCAAGTACTTGCATGGGAATTATAGGATCGGACACTGAACGTCCTCTAGAATACTGTCGAACTGGAACTCACCACAATTGGATAAAAAGCACTCTTGCTGAAATTTGAGACCAGGCCAGAGGCTTCCCCGAGAAAGCCTTGAGAAAATGCAAGGGTACGTCTACTTCTTCTCTGGTCACATTTTTAGGAAAACCGTTGCATCATTAGAGTACAGACTCACTCTAAGTTTGGTCGATCTATGATGAACAGGGCTGAGCAAACTTTCCTGAGTTGTTGGATCAAAAAGTTTACGCAGAGAGTCAATTGCAATCACAAAGAGTAGAGGTGAAAGAGGTTCTCCTTGTCACAATCCACATCCATGTTTGAACCATTTGCTTCTAGCTCAATTTACAAAAGCCGAGAAGGTGGTCATGTTGATGATAGAAGTAATttaccaccgcgtccgccatgaaATCCTCTTTGATTATATCCCAAAGTTTGACAAGTGTGGCAATGTACGTATGGATGGATGTTACGTACACGGCAGACCGGTCCTTAttagtgtcttgcactgttgggTTGAAGGAATGGATAAGCTTTCATTCTTACCCTGACTCATCCGATGATCAATATGGCTTCACACGCGCAATGCATTCAGCTCCGCATTTCCTTCTTTTTGTGAAGTGTGCGAAAATAAGCTCCGAGTCTCCGATCCGAGCAAGGCCCCACCAGTAAAGTAGTAAGCCCGCTATGAGTGAAGCTCGACGTATTAAACTTGCATGTGGTCATGTGGAAAGTGGAATTGACAATAGGACACACAAAGTcgattttctttccttttttatttgagacttttccctgtgtgcccttataaaagatcgtaatcccctgtgtgtccctgaaaaaattcagcggtcttcagcgccactactccaactttttcgtgtcatccatgccacttccgtcagtttgggctctaacgccgttaaactgcaggtgtgaaaagacgaaaatgcccttaagttcaaatatgttattaattttttttgagcatcttaacgacttcaaatgaaaaaactcaaaactagaaagttgtagatctcgtcgagatctataattttcatataaatttttttcatttaatttcgcaaaaaaatatgatttgatatgattaatatatcttagaaaaatcatattattttttttgcgaaattaaataaaaaaaaatttatatgaaaattatagatctcgacgagatctacaactttctagttttgagttttttcatttgaagtcgttaagatgcccaaaaaaaattaataacatatttgaacttaagggcattttcgtcttttcacacctgcagtttaacggcgttagagcccaaactgacggaagtggcatggatgacacgaaaaagttggagtagtggcgctgaagaccgctgaattttttcagaggcacacagggaattacgatcttttataagggcacacagggaaaagtctcttttTTATTTTGATGAGAAAAGGTCGATTTTCTTCGTTACCGTTTCAAAAAATTGAAGAGCTCTCTTACTGTTCTTTTCCTAATCAGCGAGCTGCTCAAGTAGTAGGCTCGAGAGCAATCCCGTGAAAACCACTGcgttctgttcgtttggctgtggcttgtcgtaaacgatcgtaaatttccagccgaaacagtatttttctctcacacaaaccagccagcagtacttcttcacgaaccagcaacgatacgaaccagccaaccgaacaggatgTAAACTCCAGCTTTTGAATATCGTCGCGTCTTTGCGCTTTGCTTCACGGGGCGGCGGGGTGGGGTAAGAACGAAAAAGTGACAGTGTGAAGTAATAAAAGGGCAATTGGGTTTCTCAGGTCG belongs to Miscanthus floridulus cultivar M001 unplaced genomic scaffold, ASM1932011v1 fs_516_2, whole genome shotgun sequence and includes:
- the LOC136532040 gene encoding GEM-like protein 4 produces the protein MEKAGHEHVIGIPVNNRAFGIEKPDFPSNGAAKNATAAGGRAAKFGRTGDRVAQGLKEHVTLGPKLYETVKGKLSLGARILQAGGVEKVFRRRFSADKGEKLLRASQCYLSTTAGPIAGMLFVSTERIAFQSDRSLALTSPQGDTVVRVPYKVAIPLRRVKTAKPSENKDRPEQKYVQVVTDDGFEFWFMGFVRYQVSLQELEKAIAVQSSQ
- the LOC136532038 gene encoding uncharacterized protein → MRLGRESQGGVAVWPGRGGAAGLSAGRAGAVLSGGRASAGQAGGRPRQPAAGDRARPAAGRVVRRGAVRAGGRPQPASGARPGEACCGGRNGGQAFCCGWTARAGRRRAARAAAASSTGAAASSSERGRGGGGQQ
- the LOC136532039 gene encoding uncharacterized protein; translation: MEEERQREREAERQRMEAERQRLEAERTRFDALAQYVASLGVTMGRPAPPELFAPPPPYPYPPYPSNQSAGSNEGPQQPLSGGSWHAPYPPLPPHQQPSGASGYQQYPPPQQQQPPEGGSRDWDAWG